A DNA window from Marinibacterium anthonyi contains the following coding sequences:
- the soj_7 gene encoding Sporulation initiation inhibitor protein soj → MAEPEDYPVTLDEIDQLALRADTVITRLRERVFAPGSQKRLELTFNVRTAAEMVGRTEKAIRDAEADGRLPEPNKDPETGRRQGYSLAEVNRMREVFGTLPRRGENDPATVLAIQNFKGGVGKSTMVVHLAQYLALKGYRVCVIDCDSQGSTTSIFGLNPDVDVDEDEDTLYPFFRHGGPASLHYALRATYWPGIAMIPANLGLYDAEYEFAARMLQEQSFVLDRLRQGVETISDQFDVILLDPPPALGMISLSVLRAANALIIPAPPNNIDFGSTAHFLKMMGATLNELAEHGGARGYHFVKILATKMNDQKSAHLAIKRVMEAVFPHDMLQSVLKDSAEIDNATANLMSVYEISGPATRTETHKRCRVYLDAVGREVETLIRKTWPSHHADLRKEGIL, encoded by the coding sequence ATGGCAGAACCCGAGGATTACCCGGTCACGCTCGACGAGATCGACCAGCTGGCGCTGCGCGCCGACACGGTCATCACCCGCCTGCGCGAACGGGTCTTCGCACCCGGCAGCCAGAAGCGGCTGGAACTGACCTTCAATGTCAGAACCGCGGCCGAGATGGTGGGCCGCACCGAAAAGGCGATCCGCGACGCCGAGGCGGACGGGCGATTGCCGGAGCCGAACAAGGATCCCGAAACCGGGCGGCGCCAGGGCTATTCGCTGGCCGAGGTGAACCGGATGCGCGAGGTCTTCGGTACACTGCCCCGGCGTGGCGAAAACGATCCGGCGACGGTGCTGGCGATCCAGAACTTCAAGGGCGGCGTCGGTAAATCGACCATGGTGGTGCACCTGGCGCAGTACCTGGCACTGAAGGGCTACCGGGTGTGTGTCATCGATTGCGACAGCCAGGGATCGACGACCTCGATCTTCGGGCTGAACCCGGACGTGGATGTCGACGAGGACGAGGACACGCTTTATCCGTTCTTCCGGCACGGCGGGCCGGCCAGCCTGCATTACGCGCTGCGGGCGACCTATTGGCCGGGGATCGCGATGATCCCGGCGAACCTGGGGCTTTACGACGCCGAATATGAATTCGCCGCGCGGATGCTGCAGGAACAAAGCTTTGTGCTGGACCGGTTGCGCCAGGGGGTGGAGACGATATCCGACCAGTTCGACGTGATCCTTCTGGATCCGCCGCCGGCGCTGGGGATGATCTCGCTGTCGGTGCTGCGCGCGGCGAATGCGCTGATCATCCCGGCGCCGCCGAACAATATCGATTTCGGATCGACCGCGCATTTCCTGAAAATGATGGGCGCGACGTTGAACGAACTGGCCGAACATGGCGGTGCTCGTGGTTATCATTTCGTAAAGATTCTTGCGACCAAGATGAATGATCAGAAGAGCGCGCATCTGGCGATCAAGCGGGTGATGGAGGCGGTCTTTCCGCACGACATGCTGCAATCGGTGCTGAAGGATTCGGCCGAGATCGACAACGCGACGGCGAACCTGATGAGCGTTTACGAAATTTCCGGCCCGGCCACACGGACCGAAACGCACAAGCGCTGCCGCGTGTACCTGGACGCCGTCGGGCGCGAGGTGGAGACATTGATCCGCAAGACATGGCCCAGCCATCACGCGGACCTGAGGAAGGAGGGAATCCTGTGA
- the noc gene encoding Nucleoid occlusion protein → MSKRHDAVFDDVLAGLGQQDTSGRDRSGTRFLKRQNSMAEQAGGGRQEKILRLVDPADCVMWERHNRAYDLLSEENCRDLIDGILSQGQQEFPAVVRRLRPSHEGEGPEFEVICGARRHFAISWLRANNYPQFRYLIEERLMTDEEAFRLADIENRDREDISDFERARDYARAVDAYYQGKQKLMAERLQVSPAWLSRYLQLARLDPRVVAAFPSLRDVKELHARQLKPLMASSGGAEAILAEADRVAAERAGGAEIAVPAVLTRLKQAAQPPKERKAADRIFRRHPEERGVQMRKKGSRVQLEFEANLDEKELRNALDQFLRARKDGKL, encoded by the coding sequence GTGAGCAAGCGACACGATGCCGTTTTCGACGACGTGCTGGCCGGACTGGGCCAGCAGGACACCAGCGGGCGCGACCGCTCGGGCACGCGGTTCCTGAAACGTCAGAACAGCATGGCCGAACAGGCCGGGGGCGGGCGGCAGGAGAAGATCCTGCGCCTGGTCGACCCGGCCGATTGCGTGATGTGGGAGCGGCACAACCGGGCCTATGACCTGCTGAGCGAGGAGAATTGCCGCGACCTGATCGACGGGATCCTGAGCCAGGGGCAGCAGGAGTTTCCGGCGGTGGTCCGGCGGCTGCGCCCGTCGCATGAAGGGGAGGGGCCTGAGTTCGAGGTGATCTGCGGCGCCCGGCGTCACTTTGCCATCAGCTGGCTGCGCGCCAACAACTACCCGCAGTTCCGTTACCTGATCGAAGAACGGCTGATGACGGACGAGGAGGCCTTTCGCCTTGCCGATATCGAGAACCGTGATCGCGAGGATATTTCGGATTTCGAGCGCGCGCGTGACTACGCGCGGGCGGTGGACGCCTATTACCAGGGCAAGCAGAAGCTGATGGCGGAGCGGCTGCAGGTCTCGCCCGCGTGGCTGTCGCGCTACCTGCAACTGGCGCGGCTGGATCCGCGCGTCGTCGCGGCTTTCCCGTCGCTGCGGGACGTCAAGGAATTGCACGCGCGCCAGCTCAAGCCGCTGATGGCGTCCTCGGGCGGGGCCGAGGCGATCCTGGCGGAAGCGGACCGCGTCGCGGCCGAAAGGGCAGGGGGCGCCGAGATCGCGGTGCCGGCGGTGCTGACCCGGCTGAAGCAGGCGGCGCAGCCTCCGAAGGAGCGCAAGGCCGCGGACAGGATCTTTCGCCGCCACCCCGAGGAGCGCGGTGTGCAGATGCGCAAGAAGGGCAGCCGGGTCCAGCTGGAGTTCGAGGCCAACCTGGACGAGAAGGAGCTGCGGAATGCGCTGGATCAGTTCCTGCGGGCGCGCAAGGATGGGAAGCTGTAG
- a CDS encoding Blue-light-activated protein produces the protein METDTVEEIARLRRNEALYLASLEALDEGSCLFERLPVRPDGLRDYRYIWMNTSMQTMFGIADLSGQSIRDTFPNEAEAWYDDYDHVLLTGEPLRLIRESEPQEMVIEMSVTRVEQADAPVLLAVMRDVTARVRAEKALSRSQRLEAVARLSGTVAHDFNNLLLVVLSNIEMAGMMGVTPEQREYLSAAMHMVKIGGKLSKRLLGSSAHDWPVARKLDLNPVIRDMAEILERTLVLGFDLKLDISSRPAMIRADPAEIDAVLLNLVMNARDATPPGGPITIGTEIATVPGRTGRYVCLSVTDFGAGMTEEVRARACDPFFTTRPQGAGLGLFSASETARKNGGFLELQSTEEKGTTVRVCFPFNGSTGPDVQAGASDRRSRCI, from the coding sequence ATGGAAACGGATACCGTCGAAGAAATCGCCAGGCTGCGCCGGAACGAGGCCCTGTACCTCGCCAGCCTGGAAGCCCTTGACGAAGGGTCGTGTCTTTTCGAACGGCTTCCGGTTCGTCCCGACGGGCTGCGCGATTACCGCTACATCTGGATGAACACGTCCATGCAGACCATGTTCGGCATTGCCGATCTCAGCGGCCAGTCGATCCGCGACACCTTTCCGAACGAAGCCGAAGCCTGGTACGACGATTACGACCATGTCCTTCTGACCGGCGAGCCGCTTCGACTCATCCGCGAATCAGAGCCCCAGGAAATGGTCATCGAAATGTCCGTGACCCGCGTCGAACAGGCCGATGCACCGGTCCTGCTGGCGGTCATGCGCGACGTGACGGCGCGCGTACGCGCCGAAAAGGCGCTGTCGCGGTCCCAGCGGCTGGAAGCGGTAGCACGCCTGTCCGGGACGGTGGCGCATGATTTCAACAATCTTCTGCTGGTGGTCCTGTCCAACATCGAAATGGCCGGGATGATGGGCGTGACGCCCGAGCAGCGCGAATACCTCAGTGCCGCCATGCACATGGTCAAGATCGGCGGCAAGCTCAGCAAACGCTTGCTCGGCTCGTCCGCTCACGACTGGCCCGTCGCCCGGAAGCTGGACCTGAACCCGGTGATCCGTGACATGGCCGAGATCCTCGAACGGACGCTGGTCCTTGGTTTCGACCTGAAGCTGGACATATCGTCCAGGCCGGCCATGATCCGCGCCGATCCGGCCGAAATCGACGCGGTGCTGCTGAACCTCGTCATGAACGCGCGCGATGCGACGCCCCCGGGCGGGCCCATCACGATCGGCACCGAGATCGCGACCGTGCCGGGACGCACCGGTCGCTACGTGTGTCTGTCGGTGACCGATTTTGGCGCCGGCATGACAGAGGAGGTCCGCGCCCGGGCCTGCGACCCATTCTTCACCACGCGGCCCCAAGGTGCCGGTCTCGGGCTTTTTTCCGCAAGCGAGACGGCCCGCAAGAACGGCGGGTTCCTCGAACTTCAAAGCACCGAGGAAAAGGGCACCACGGTGCGGGTCTGCTTTCCCTTCAACGGCAGCACCGGCCCGGATGTCCAGGCCGGCGCAAGTGACCGAAGATCGCGGTGCATCTGA
- the gmd gene encoding GDP-mannose 4,6-dehydratase: MKRALITGITGQDGSYLAEFLLDRGYEVHGIKRRASQFNTQRIDHLYQDPHDPDPRFRLHYGDLGDSSNLIRIMAELRPDEVYNLAAQSHVGVSFEAPEYTADIDALGTLRLLEAIRFLGLQDTTRFYQASTSELYGLVRETPQRETTPFYPRSPYAVAKLYAYWITVNYREAYGIYACNGILFNHESPRRGETFVTRKITRGLANIAQGLETCLYLGNLDARRDWGHARDYVRMQWMMLQQDAPEDFVIATGEQHSVRDFVTWTAGALGIRLAFEGQGLNEIARVVGTAGPSAPAVRPGDVILRVDPAYFRPTEVESLLGDATRAHERLGWRPETTTRQMCAEMVAADLAAARQVVALRDIGHPVPIALGQ; the protein is encoded by the coding sequence ATGAAACGCGCACTCATCACCGGGATTACGGGCCAGGACGGATCGTACCTTGCCGAATTCCTGCTGGACCGGGGCTACGAGGTCCACGGCATCAAGCGCCGCGCCTCGCAGTTCAACACCCAGCGGATCGACCATCTGTACCAGGATCCGCATGACCCCGATCCGCGCTTTCGCCTGCATTACGGCGATCTCGGCGACAGCTCGAACCTGATCCGGATCATGGCCGAACTGCGCCCGGACGAGGTCTATAACCTGGCCGCCCAAAGCCATGTGGGTGTCAGTTTCGAGGCGCCGGAATACACTGCCGACATCGACGCGCTCGGCACGCTGCGCCTGCTCGAGGCGATCCGGTTCCTCGGCCTGCAGGACACGACCCGGTTCTACCAGGCCTCCACCTCCGAACTGTACGGCCTTGTCCGCGAAACCCCCCAGCGCGAGACGACGCCGTTCTACCCACGCTCTCCCTATGCGGTCGCGAAACTATACGCCTACTGGATCACCGTGAACTACCGCGAAGCCTACGGGATCTATGCCTGCAACGGCATCCTCTTCAACCACGAGAGCCCCCGGCGCGGCGAAACCTTCGTCACGCGCAAGATCACCCGGGGCCTGGCCAACATCGCGCAGGGGCTGGAAACCTGTCTCTACCTCGGCAATCTCGACGCCCGGCGCGACTGGGGCCACGCGCGCGACTACGTGCGGATGCAATGGATGATGCTGCAGCAGGACGCGCCCGAGGATTTCGTCATCGCCACCGGGGAACAGCATTCCGTGCGCGACTTCGTGACCTGGACGGCCGGCGCGCTTGGCATCCGGCTGGCCTTCGAAGGCCAGGGCCTGAACGAGATCGCGCGCGTGGTCGGCACCGCCGGCCCCTCGGCCCCGGCTGTGCGGCCGGGCGACGTGATCCTTCGGGTCGATCCCGCCTACTTCCGCCCGACCGAGGTCGAAAGCCTGCTGGGCGACGCCACCCGCGCGCATGAACGGCTGGGCTGGCGGCCCGAAACAACCACCCGGCAGATGTGCGCCGAAATGGTGGCCGCGGACCTTGCCGCCGCCCGTCAGGTCGTCGCGCTGCGCGACATCGGTCACCCGGTCCCGATCGCCCTGGGCCAATAG
- a CDS encoding Cadherin domain protein, giving the protein MNEITEENARTDGVMPQSYWNVDHSTEIEGFTTDFSVDAGTQVDFKINVSDMAGSDYKVEIFRLGYYDGNGARMVTSWVNTNATVQPDATFNAATGTVDAGNWAVTDSWLIPEDAVSGVYLARVQRLDANGDPIEGEYNQIPFVVRDDDREADIVLQTSDTTWQAYNGWAGNNGQIGPNFYGDAGDYVDNGDIPGSSGLGEDRAYAVSYNRPFITRGIDGQQGGTAAGAQDYLFGADYAAISWLEQNGYDVSYISGVDTDRLGADYLMKYQAFISVGHDEYWSADQRWNVQEARDAGVNLLFWSGNEMYWKTRWETSVVDGQEYRTLVCYKETWAVSDPSAGPDDYYNLDPTDIWTGTWRDDRFLGNPLAGDAGDRPPISGLIDLCNCAENALTGQLFGPDGTGEFGGALDVTEVNAVLRYWRDTSVAGVGATDMAPGILGYEWDTSPDDAYRPAGLIYLSDTTIPWSSILVDQGNTVAPGTATHNLSLYRAESGALVFGAGTVFWSWALSDDHDNEPYGANIENTAIQQFTINMFADMGIQPGTTDAELLLQGLVRAMASTDFTAATATIDDLPDTLPAGTPILLTGTATDDDGNAATDDGVVALVELSFDGGTTWKVAQGTTTWSYSWAPSAVQTYEILVRAIDDSLNMPTIATLDSEEVEATPPDSVTLFDPWVTVQGQVYDDSSALQLGTRFIPAASGQVTELHYYRAASDADDTDQRIGRLWAGDGTLLATVQFTSLPGESGWQTVVLNNPIPVAAGQSYTVAYETGDNYLATVGQFGNGYTDPFGYLTVPALTGGVFAVGTGNIMPTDSYQGTGYWVDVTFEPTGGENAPPVFTSDPNFATAENTTLAGTVSAADLDTLGYSITGGADAALFSIDAATGALSFIFAPDYEAPSDANGDNVYELTLGVSDGVNPTVTQSATVTVTDDPNEPGSGISTLFGPAAQPEATETADTSDYELGTRFTATASGEVEILRYWRGAADAADTDMRTLNLWSATGALLGSVTVTSAPGQSGWQIGTLTAPVQITAGQTYTVSYGTTQNYAISLNYFDTPHSGPDGTLSSPTSAGVYATAGPGAFPTFSYANSNYWVDVGFVAGDIANQAPVFTLAGTAYTLPEMQGTVTTLTAFDADTDTLIFAIAGGDDADAFQIGPDTGVLSFADLPDFELPGDLDGDNVYDLVVSVSDGTNPAVQQAITISVTDVEPETGSGVFTLFGSGDTPAQTVTSDPTDYELGVRFSAAADGEVTALRYWRGTEDATDTDTRTLNLWSATGTLLASAQVVSTAGQVGWQTATLAAPVQLDVDTVYVASYGTTQNYAFSGNFFASGWTGPDDMLAATGSGGNGVFYDGGTGLFPTLSYNASNYWVDVIFDPYDTLL; this is encoded by the coding sequence ATGAACGAGATCACAGAGGAAAATGCCCGCACCGATGGCGTGATGCCGCAATCCTACTGGAACGTGGATCATTCCACCGAGATCGAGGGCTTCACCACCGATTTCAGCGTCGATGCCGGCACCCAGGTCGACTTCAAGATCAACGTCAGCGACATGGCCGGCAGCGACTACAAGGTCGAGATCTTCCGCCTGGGCTATTACGACGGCAACGGCGCGCGCATGGTGACCTCCTGGGTGAACACCAATGCCACGGTACAGCCCGACGCCACGTTCAACGCGGCCACGGGCACCGTCGATGCCGGCAACTGGGCCGTCACCGACAGCTGGCTGATCCCCGAGGACGCGGTATCGGGCGTCTACCTGGCCCGGGTGCAGCGGCTGGACGCGAACGGCGATCCGATCGAGGGCGAATACAACCAGATCCCCTTTGTCGTGCGCGACGACGACCGCGAGGCCGACATCGTGCTGCAGACCTCGGACACGACCTGGCAGGCCTATAACGGCTGGGCCGGAAACAACGGCCAGATCGGGCCGAACTTCTACGGCGACGCCGGCGATTACGTGGACAACGGGGACATCCCCGGATCCAGCGGCCTGGGCGAGGATCGCGCCTATGCGGTCAGCTACAACCGCCCCTTCATCACAAGGGGTATCGACGGGCAGCAGGGCGGCACCGCCGCCGGGGCGCAGGATTACCTGTTTGGCGCCGATTACGCGGCGATCTCATGGCTGGAACAGAACGGCTATGACGTCAGCTATATCTCGGGCGTCGACACCGACCGGCTGGGCGCCGATTACCTGATGAAATACCAGGCCTTCATCTCGGTCGGGCATGACGAATACTGGTCCGCCGACCAGCGCTGGAACGTGCAGGAGGCGCGGGACGCGGGCGTCAACCTGCTGTTCTGGAGCGGCAACGAGATGTACTGGAAGACCCGCTGGGAAACCAGCGTGGTCGACGGCCAGGAATACCGCACGCTGGTCTGCTACAAGGAAACCTGGGCCGTCTCCGACCCCTCTGCCGGGCCCGACGATTACTACAACCTCGACCCGACCGACATCTGGACAGGCACCTGGCGGGACGACCGCTTTCTCGGCAACCCGCTGGCCGGGGACGCCGGCGACCGCCCGCCGATCTCGGGCCTGATCGACCTGTGCAATTGCGCCGAAAACGCGCTGACCGGGCAGCTCTTCGGCCCCGACGGCACCGGCGAATTCGGCGGCGCGCTCGACGTGACCGAGGTCAACGCCGTGCTGCGCTACTGGCGCGACACCTCGGTGGCGGGCGTCGGCGCGACCGACATGGCACCCGGGATCCTCGGCTATGAATGGGACACCTCGCCGGACGACGCCTATCGCCCCGCCGGGCTGATCTACCTCTCCGACACCACGATCCCCTGGAGCTCGATCCTCGTCGACCAGGGCAACACGGTGGCGCCGGGGACGGCCACGCACAACCTGTCGCTTTACCGCGCCGAAAGCGGCGCGCTGGTCTTTGGCGCGGGCACGGTGTTCTGGTCCTGGGCGCTGAGCGACGACCACGACAACGAACCCTATGGCGCCAATATCGAGAACACGGCGATCCAGCAGTTCACCATCAACATGTTCGCCGACATGGGCATCCAGCCGGGGACCACCGATGCCGAACTGCTTCTGCAGGGCCTGGTCCGCGCCATGGCGTCGACCGATTTCACCGCCGCCACCGCCACCATCGACGACCTGCCCGACACCCTGCCCGCCGGCACGCCCATCCTGCTGACCGGCACCGCCACCGACGATGACGGCAACGCGGCCACCGACGACGGCGTCGTGGCGCTGGTCGAACTGTCGTTCGACGGCGGCACCACCTGGAAGGTGGCGCAGGGCACGACCACCTGGTCCTACAGCTGGGCCCCCTCGGCCGTGCAGACCTACGAGATCCTGGTCCGCGCCATCGACGACAGCCTGAACATGCCGACCATCGCCACGCTGGACAGCGAAGAGGTCGAGGCCACCCCGCCCGACAGCGTCACCCTCTTCGACCCCTGGGTCACGGTCCAGGGGCAGGTCTATGACGACAGCAGCGCGCTGCAGTTGGGCACCCGGTTCATCCCCGCGGCCTCGGGCCAGGTCACCGAGCTGCACTATTACCGCGCCGCCAGCGATGCCGATGACACCGACCAGCGCATCGGCCGTCTCTGGGCCGGCGACGGAACACTGCTGGCAACGGTCCAGTTCACCTCGCTGCCGGGCGAAAGCGGCTGGCAGACCGTCGTCCTGAACAACCCGATCCCGGTTGCCGCCGGCCAAAGCTACACCGTGGCCTACGAAACCGGGGACAATTACCTTGCCACCGTCGGCCAGTTCGGCAACGGCTATACCGATCCCTTCGGCTATCTCACCGTCCCGGCCCTGACCGGCGGCGTCTTTGCGGTGGGCACGGGAAACATCATGCCCACGGACAGCTACCAGGGCACCGGCTATTGGGTCGATGTCACCTTCGAACCCACGGGCGGAGAGAACGCGCCGCCGGTCTTCACCTCGGACCCCAATTTCGCCACGGCCGAAAACACCACGCTCGCCGGGACGGTCAGCGCGGCCGATCTCGACACGCTGGGCTATTCCATCACCGGCGGGGCGGACGCGGCGCTGTTCAGCATCGACGCGGCGACCGGCGCGCTCAGCTTCATCTTTGCCCCGGATTACGAGGCGCCGAGCGATGCCAACGGCGACAATGTCTATGAACTGACGCTGGGCGTGTCGGACGGCGTGAACCCGACCGTGACCCAATCGGCCACCGTGACCGTCACCGACGATCCGAACGAACCCGGCTCCGGGATCTCGACCCTGTTCGGACCCGCCGCGCAACCCGAGGCCACCGAAACCGCCGACACCTCGGATTACGAACTTGGCACCCGGTTCACCGCGACCGCCTCCGGCGAGGTCGAGATCCTGCGCTACTGGCGCGGCGCGGCAGATGCGGCGGACACCGACATGCGCACGCTCAACCTCTGGTCCGCCACCGGCGCGCTGCTGGGCTCGGTCACCGTGACATCGGCGCCGGGCCAGAGCGGCTGGCAGATCGGCACGCTGACGGCGCCGGTGCAGATCACGGCCGGGCAGACCTATACCGTGTCCTACGGCACCACGCAGAACTACGCGATCAGCCTGAATTATTTCGACACGCCCCACAGCGGGCCCGACGGCACCCTGTCCAGCCCGACCAGCGCCGGGGTCTATGCAACCGCCGGCCCCGGGGCCTTCCCGACCTTCAGCTACGCGAATTCGAACTACTGGGTCGATGTCGGCTTCGTCGCCGGCGATATCGCCAACCAGGCGCCCGTCTTCACGCTGGCCGGCACCGCCTACACCCTGCCCGAGATGCAAGGCACCGTGACCACGCTCACCGCCTTCGACGCGGATACCGACACGCTGATCTTCGCCATTGCCGGCGGCGACGACGCCGACGCCTTCCAGATCGGTCCCGACACCGGCGTGCTGTCCTTCGCCGACCTGCCCGATTTCGAACTCCCCGGCGATCTTGACGGCGACAACGTCTATGACCTGGTCGTGTCGGTCTCGGATGGCACGAACCCGGCGGTGCAGCAGGCGATCACGATCTCGGTCACCGATGTCGAACCCGAAACCGGATCGGGCGTCTTCACGCTGTTCGGCTCCGGCGACACCCCGGCGCAGACCGTCACCAGCGACCCCACCGATTACGAACTGGGCGTGCGGTTCAGCGCGGCCGCCGATGGCGAGGTCACGGCGCTGCGCTACTGGCGCGGAACCGAGGACGCGACCGACACCGACACGCGCACGCTCAACCTCTGGTCCGCCACCGGCACCCTTCTGGCCAGCGCCCAGGTCGTGTCCACCGCGGGTCAGGTCGGCTGGCAGACCGCCACGCTGGCCGCGCCGGTGCAGCTGGACGTCGACACGGTCTACGTCGCCTCCTACGGCACGACCCAGAACTACGCCTTCTCGGGCAACTTCTTCGCCTCGGGCTGGACTGGGCCGGACGACATGCTTGCCGCCACCGGATCCGGCGGCAACGGCGTCTTCTACGACGGCGGCACCGGGCTGTTCCCGACGCTTAGCTACAACGCCTCGAACTACTGGGTCGATGTCATCTTCGACCCCTACGACACGCTTCTCTGA
- a CDS encoding Protein involved in initiation of plasmid replication, which translates to MAKPKTGYRTLDARPSQDSLVKPGELVDLVEVTPLTLTDRRIYNQLLENAWDAIDKPVMHVIAKADLRGSHNSNDRVGESIERLMSAIVKVEAVWDGQPAVERAQLLGGNVEMARADGLFEYEIPPRLRKIISNSTVFARLQREVMFALSSKYALTLYEMVQKRGNLRWRSSEKFSLDALRGVLGVPKGKLTTWSNLRMRALDPAVAEVSALSDYMVEIHPIKTGRSVTHVELRWWRKDGEATGKVERALQYASVGRRARAEGTAEEPVPAGAQGQGARTRPAWLDRKGPALQTTTYETARLRHPGYDIYFVEGEWRSWSANLEQPADPDRAFLAFFRKYAEANPI; encoded by the coding sequence ATGGCCAAACCGAAAACAGGATACCGCACTCTGGACGCGCGTCCCAGCCAGGATTCCCTTGTCAAACCGGGGGAGTTGGTGGACCTCGTGGAAGTGACACCGCTGACGCTGACCGACCGGCGGATTTACAACCAGCTGCTGGAAAACGCCTGGGATGCGATCGACAAGCCGGTGATGCATGTCATTGCCAAGGCCGACCTGCGCGGGTCGCACAATTCCAACGACCGGGTGGGCGAAAGCATCGAGCGGCTGATGTCGGCCATCGTCAAGGTCGAGGCGGTTTGGGATGGTCAGCCGGCGGTGGAACGGGCGCAGCTGCTGGGCGGCAACGTCGAGATGGCGCGCGCCGACGGTCTGTTCGAATACGAGATCCCGCCGCGCCTGCGCAAGATCATCTCGAATTCCACGGTGTTCGCCCGGCTGCAGCGCGAGGTGATGTTCGCGCTGAGTTCGAAATATGCGCTGACGCTCTACGAGATGGTGCAGAAGCGCGGGAACCTGCGCTGGCGGTCGTCCGAAAAGTTCAGCCTGGACGCGTTGCGCGGCGTGCTTGGGGTGCCCAAGGGCAAGCTGACCACGTGGTCGAACCTGCGGATGCGTGCGCTTGATCCGGCGGTGGCCGAGGTGTCGGCGCTGTCGGATTACATGGTCGAGATCCATCCGATCAAGACCGGGCGCAGCGTGACGCATGTGGAATTGCGCTGGTGGCGCAAGGATGGCGAGGCGACGGGCAAGGTGGAGCGCGCGTTGCAGTATGCGTCGGTCGGGCGCCGGGCGCGGGCCGAAGGGACGGCCGAGGAGCCGGTGCCGGCGGGCGCGCAAGGGCAGGGGGCGCGGACGCGCCCGGCCTGGCTGGACCGGAAGGGGCCGGCGTTGCAGACCACGACCTATGAAACCGCGCGGTTGCGCCACCCGGGATACGATATCTATTTCGTGGAAGGGGAATGGCGCAGCTGGTCGGCGAACCTGGAGCAGCCCGCCGATCCGGACCGCGCGTTTCTTGCCTTCTTCCGGAAATACGCCGAAGCCAATCCGATCTGA
- the fcl_1 gene encoding GDP-L-fucose synthase, whose protein sequence is MTRYFVTGHKDMIGSAILRRLEQDRRDGAPRDILVRDEDKLDLTDQAAVNAFFHEERPDVVILAAARTGGILANATFPAAFIHDNLVIAANVIHAAHKTGVQGLLYCGASKIYPRFAQQPIRETALLTGTLDPSNEPDAIAAIAAIKLCESYNRQHGRDYRSVIPCGLYGPGDNFDPETAGVIPALIRRFHDGVQSGASDVTIWGTGTPRREFLHVNDMAIAALYILDLPLAIYKANTRPMLSQINIGSGREVSVRQLAGMIAQVTGFRGRILTDPEKPDGAPRRLLDCSLLTAMGWRPRIALEQGLDATYRWFLDHKRTARA, encoded by the coding sequence TTGACCCGCTATTTCGTGACCGGACACAAGGACATGATCGGCAGCGCCATCCTGCGCCGGCTCGAACAGGACCGGCGCGACGGAGCCCCCCGCGACATCCTGGTCCGCGACGAGGACAAGCTGGACCTGACCGACCAGGCCGCCGTCAACGCGTTCTTCCACGAAGAACGGCCCGACGTGGTGATCCTCGCCGCCGCCAGGACGGGCGGCATCCTGGCCAATGCGACCTTCCCGGCGGCCTTCATCCACGACAACCTGGTGATCGCGGCCAACGTGATCCACGCGGCGCACAAGACCGGCGTGCAGGGCCTGCTGTATTGCGGAGCGTCCAAGATCTACCCGCGCTTTGCCCAGCAGCCGATCCGCGAAACCGCCCTTCTGACCGGCACGCTGGATCCCAGCAACGAACCCGACGCCATCGCCGCAATCGCCGCGATCAAGCTTTGCGAAAGCTACAACCGGCAGCATGGCCGCGACTATCGCTCGGTCATTCCCTGCGGCCTTTACGGGCCCGGCGACAATTTCGATCCCGAAACCGCCGGCGTGATCCCCGCGCTTATCCGCCGCTTTCACGATGGGGTGCAATCGGGCGCGTCCGACGTCACGATCTGGGGGACCGGCACGCCCCGCCGCGAATTCCTGCACGTGAACGACATGGCGATCGCCGCGCTCTACATCCTCGATCTGCCGCTGGCGATCTACAAGGCGAACACCCGGCCGATGCTGTCCCAGATCAACATCGGCAGCGGGCGCGAAGTCTCGGTCCGCCAGCTGGCCGGGATGATCGCCCAGGTCACCGGCTTTCGCGGCCGCATCCTGACCGATCCCGAAAAACCGGACGGGGCGCCGCGCAGGCTGCTGGATTGTTCCCTGCTGACGGCGATGGGCTGGCGCCCCCGGATCGCGCTGGAACAGGGGCTGGACGCAACCTACCGCTGGTTCCTTGACCACAAAAGAACGGCCCGCGCCTGA